A single window of Acidimicrobiia bacterium DNA harbors:
- a CDS encoding redox-sensing transcriptional repressor Rex: MNSVTMPKATVARLPLYLHALEVLSAEGICTVSSEMLARRVNVNAAKVRKDMSFLGAHGVRGVGYDSAELGEQIRVALGLTRDFAVVIVGIGNLGAALANYDGFGEQRFHIVGLYDADPGIIGSNIGDLVVRDVRHMPADIAGNNVEIGIIATPAAVAQDVATQLEQCGVRSILNFAQTVLQVEQADVRRVDLSTELQILGYYLRQDKA; encoded by the coding sequence GTGAATTCGGTCACGATGCCCAAAGCGACGGTGGCCCGGCTCCCGCTCTATCTGCATGCCCTTGAAGTTCTTTCGGCGGAAGGCATCTGCACGGTTTCATCCGAGATGCTGGCGCGCCGCGTAAACGTGAACGCCGCCAAGGTCCGCAAGGATATGTCGTTCCTCGGTGCTCACGGTGTACGGGGGGTCGGCTACGACAGCGCCGAGCTGGGCGAGCAGATCCGTGTGGCTCTGGGGCTGACCAGGGATTTCGCGGTCGTCATAGTCGGGATCGGCAACCTGGGTGCAGCCCTGGCCAACTACGACGGATTCGGCGAGCAGCGGTTCCACATCGTCGGCCTCTACGACGCCGACCCGGGGATTATCGGCTCAAACATCGGGGACCTCGTAGTTCGCGATGTGCGCCATATGCCCGCCGACATCGCCGGGAACAACGTGGAGATCGGAATCATCGCCACGCCTGCCGCAGTGGCACAGGACGTCGCTACGCAGTTGGAGCAGTGCGGGGTTCGGTCGATCCTCAACTTCGCCCAGACCGTCCTGCAGGTCGAACAAGCGGATGTGCGCCGCGTCGACCTGTCAACGGAGTTGCAGATTC